Proteins co-encoded in one Paraburkholderia edwinii genomic window:
- a CDS encoding HigA family addiction module antitoxin — protein sequence MAKMFNPPHPGTILREDVLPALQLSVTEAASQLGVSRVMLSRVLNERASVTPEMALRIEAWLGVDRGGRADLWLALQVDYDLWQARKHAPKKVKPAPMPEPAAA from the coding sequence ATGGCTAAGATGTTTAATCCTCCGCATCCTGGCACGATCTTGCGCGAGGATGTGTTGCCCGCGCTGCAGTTGAGCGTGACGGAGGCCGCAAGCCAGTTGGGTGTGTCGCGTGTGATGCTGTCGCGGGTGTTGAACGAGCGCGCCAGTGTCACGCCGGAAATGGCGTTGCGCATCGAAGCATGGCTTGGCGTCGATCGCGGCGGTCGCGCCGATTTGTGGCTCGCGCTGCAGGTCGACTACGATCTGTGGCAGGCGCGTAAGCATGCGCCGAAGAAGGTCAAGCCGGCGCCGATGCCCGAGCCCGCCGCCGCCTGA
- a CDS encoding type II toxin-antitoxin system RelE/ParE family toxin, giving the protein MIQSFKHKGLERFFLTGCEKGIQACHAQKLSRQLGVLNNAKLPADMNQFGWGWHALRGKRKDCWSVQVNGNWRLTFEFDEGHAELVDYEDYH; this is encoded by the coding sequence ATGATCCAATCATTCAAGCACAAAGGCCTCGAACGTTTTTTTCTGACGGGTTGCGAAAAGGGTATTCAGGCGTGCCACGCACAGAAATTGAGCCGTCAGCTTGGCGTGTTGAACAACGCCAAATTGCCAGCCGACATGAACCAGTTCGGCTGGGGGTGGCATGCGTTGCGGGGCAAGCGGAAAGACTGCTGGTCGGTTCAGGTCAACGGTAACTGGCGGTTGACGTTCGAATTCGACGAAGGTCATGCGGAGCTCGTCGACTACGAGGATTATCACTAA
- a CDS encoding glutathione S-transferase C-terminal domain-containing protein produces MADLSAFPITTRWPARHPDRIQLYSLPTPNGVKISIMLEETGLPYEPHRVSFDSGDQKSREFRSVNPNAKIPAIIDPNGPEGAPLALFESGAILVYLADKTGQFIPQKPAGRYETIQWLMFQMGGIGPMFGQVGFFNKFAGKDYEDKRPRDRYVTEARRLLDVLNERLTGREWIMGDAFTIADIAVFPWVRNLTGFYEAGELVGITDFTEVTRALDAFVVRPAVARGLNIPQPD; encoded by the coding sequence ATGGCCGATCTTTCCGCGTTCCCGATCACAACCCGGTGGCCCGCCCGGCACCCCGACCGGATTCAGCTGTATTCGCTACCCACGCCAAATGGCGTGAAGATCTCGATCATGCTCGAAGAGACCGGTTTGCCGTATGAGCCGCATCGCGTGAGCTTCGACAGCGGCGATCAGAAGTCGCGTGAATTTCGATCGGTCAATCCGAACGCAAAGATCCCGGCCATCATCGATCCAAACGGGCCGGAAGGCGCTCCGCTCGCGTTGTTCGAGTCAGGCGCGATCCTTGTCTATCTCGCGGACAAGACCGGCCAGTTCATTCCGCAAAAGCCCGCTGGCCGCTACGAAACGATTCAGTGGCTGATGTTCCAGATGGGAGGTATTGGGCCGATGTTCGGACAAGTCGGGTTCTTCAACAAGTTTGCCGGCAAAGACTATGAAGACAAGCGGCCGCGTGACCGGTATGTCACTGAAGCGCGGCGGTTGCTCGATGTGCTTAACGAGCGGCTTACGGGCCGCGAATGGATCATGGGCGATGCCTTCACGATCGCCGACATCGCTGTTTTTCCATGGGTGCGCAATCTGACCGGCTTCTACGAAGCGGGCGAACTGGTTGGCATCACGGACTTTACCGAGGTTACGCGTGCGCTCGATGCATTCGTTGTGCGTCCTGCCGTTGCGCGCGGATTGAATATTCCGCAGCCGGATTGA
- a CDS encoding TonB-dependent receptor, translating to MKSRTHIAQAAVLLFTAFAGSQTWAADAATNGATRAATTLSGTVEDANGKPIANAQVSLKTSSGGDAGHANTDAKGQFELNDVAPGAYAVAVTATGFEATTKLADTTNGTAAPLALKLKKDDTLDVNVYAKRLDQARNGLSPETGSSIYRITNADIQAMPLGENTPLNQVLLQAPGVANDSFGQVHVRGDHADLQYRINGIQIPEPISGFGQSLDTRIIDQVNLLTGALPAQYGNRTAGIVDIHTKNGDAGDGGSIDVFGGSHQTLRTSADVYGSKGDFSYFFTGSLGVNNLGIEAPTASPSPIHDHTRQGDAFGYMSYLINPLTRVSVMLGTAANQFEIPNTPGLPQVFTLAGTPTFNSANLNETQSELNNFAVVALQGTNGGDFDYQVALSTRYTRTQFNPDPVGDLIFNGVASNDFHNDTANSLQADTTWRLNSKHTLRGGIQLTQEHAQFSDTVSVFPTDADGNQASDVPMTLQDSSSKTGYLYSAYLQDEWKITQKLTLNYGLRYDGMNEFVTAHQLSPRIGAVYQLTPATTVHAGYARYFTPPSFELVSSGTIGRFAGTTNAPEVTQNDPVQPERDDYYDVGVTQRLGSDVTIGLDAYYKKAHNLLDEGQFGTALIFAPFNYQYGRVYGVEFTANYKHENISAYLNVAYSRAQGKNIDSAQFNFGADELAFISNHFVFLDHDQRVTASFGGSYTWHTTTFTADGTVGSGLRSGFANTEKLPLYAQINLGVIEHINAPLVGKVDVRGAVVNAFGRVYELRDGSGIGVGAPQFGPYRAFYAGVTKYF from the coding sequence ATGAAATCTCGCACACACATTGCGCAAGCCGCCGTGCTGCTGTTCACGGCATTTGCAGGCAGTCAGACATGGGCGGCCGACGCGGCCACGAACGGCGCCACGCGCGCGGCCACCACACTGAGCGGCACAGTTGAAGATGCGAACGGCAAGCCGATCGCCAATGCGCAGGTGAGCTTGAAAACCTCGAGCGGCGGCGACGCCGGCCATGCCAATACCGATGCCAAGGGCCAGTTCGAGCTGAACGATGTCGCGCCCGGCGCATACGCGGTCGCCGTTACCGCGACGGGCTTCGAGGCAACCACGAAGCTCGCCGATACGACAAACGGAACCGCGGCGCCGCTCGCGCTCAAGCTGAAGAAGGACGACACGCTCGATGTGAACGTCTACGCGAAGCGCCTCGATCAGGCACGCAACGGGCTCTCGCCGGAAACCGGCAGCAGCATTTACCGCATCACGAACGCCGACATCCAGGCGATGCCGTTAGGCGAAAACACGCCGTTGAATCAGGTGCTGCTGCAGGCACCCGGCGTCGCTAACGACTCATTTGGCCAGGTGCACGTGCGCGGCGATCACGCTGATCTGCAATACCGGATCAACGGCATCCAGATTCCGGAGCCAATCAGCGGCTTCGGTCAATCGCTCGATACGCGCATCATCGATCAGGTCAATCTGCTGACGGGCGCCCTGCCCGCGCAATACGGCAACCGCACGGCCGGTATCGTCGATATCCATACGAAGAACGGCGACGCCGGCGACGGCGGCTCGATCGACGTATTCGGCGGCAGCCATCAGACGCTGCGCACGAGCGCCGACGTGTATGGCAGCAAGGGCGACTTCAGCTACTTCTTCACCGGCTCGCTCGGCGTGAACAACCTCGGCATCGAGGCGCCGACCGCGAGTCCTTCGCCGATTCACGATCACACGCGCCAGGGCGACGCGTTCGGCTACATGTCGTATCTGATCAACCCGTTGACGCGCGTCTCCGTGATGCTCGGCACCGCGGCCAACCAGTTCGAGATTCCGAACACGCCGGGCCTGCCGCAGGTGTTCACGCTGGCCGGCACGCCGACGTTCAACTCGGCGAATCTGAACGAGACGCAGTCGGAGCTCAACAACTTCGCGGTCGTTGCGCTGCAGGGCACGAACGGCGGCGACTTCGACTATCAGGTCGCGCTGTCCACACGCTATACGCGCACGCAGTTCAACCCGGATCCGGTCGGCGATCTGATCTTCAATGGTGTCGCGTCGAACGACTTCCACAACGACACCGCAAACTCGCTGCAGGCCGACACGACATGGCGCCTCAACAGCAAGCACACGCTGCGCGGTGGTATCCAACTGACGCAGGAACATGCCCAGTTCAGCGACACGGTGTCGGTATTTCCGACCGACGCCGACGGCAATCAGGCATCGGACGTGCCGATGACGCTGCAGGATTCGAGCAGCAAGACCGGCTACCTCTACAGCGCGTATCTGCAGGACGAGTGGAAGATCACGCAGAAGCTGACGTTGAACTACGGCTTGCGCTACGACGGCATGAACGAGTTCGTGACCGCGCATCAGTTGAGCCCGCGCATCGGGGCCGTCTACCAGCTGACACCGGCGACGACGGTGCATGCCGGTTACGCGCGCTACTTCACGCCGCCGTCGTTCGAGCTCGTGTCGAGCGGCACCATCGGCCGCTTCGCCGGCACGACGAACGCGCCCGAAGTCACGCAAAACGACCCTGTGCAGCCCGAGCGCGACGACTACTACGACGTCGGCGTGACGCAGCGTCTCGGTTCGGATGTGACGATCGGGCTCGATGCGTACTACAAGAAGGCGCACAACCTGCTCGACGAAGGTCAGTTCGGCACCGCGCTGATCTTCGCGCCGTTCAACTATCAGTACGGGCGCGTCTACGGTGTCGAATTCACCGCGAACTACAAGCACGAGAACATCTCCGCGTACCTGAACGTGGCGTATAGCCGCGCGCAGGGCAAGAACATCGACTCGGCGCAGTTCAACTTCGGCGCCGACGAACTCGCGTTCATTTCGAATCACTTCGTGTTTCTCGATCACGACCAGCGTGTGACCGCGTCGTTCGGCGGCTCGTACACATGGCACACGACCACGTTTACCGCGGACGGCACGGTCGGCAGCGGTTTGCGCTCGGGCTTTGCTAACACCGAAAAGCTGCCGCTCTATGCGCAGATCAATCTCGGCGTGATCGAGCACATCAATGCGCCGTTAGTCGGCAAGGTCGACGTGCGCGGAGCGGTCGTGAACGCGTTCGGCCGCGTCTACGAGCTGCGCGACGGTTCTGGCATTGGCGTCGGCGCGCCGCAATTTGGTCCGTATCGCGCGTTCTATGCGGGCGTCACGAAGTATTTCTAA
- a CDS encoding MotA/TolQ/ExbB proton channel family protein: MQDWTGIVEAARVAGWIIYPLTLLALAALFIILDRLYVFWRFARVPDIASYGGDISALLATLAPQHALRRLLTPLVGEFTKPVWWIEERASALALDVQREISRGLWVLETIVTAAPLVGLLGTIVGMMHAFRLIGGDGLVNPTGVTGGVAQALVATALGLVIALVALFAFNYFSRRIDRLVEELETFTSAWLADIRLAREHASASSAADSAASAPVSTATAASGAAAVRMGASRTVGAKP, from the coding sequence ATGCAAGACTGGACAGGTATCGTGGAAGCAGCACGCGTCGCGGGGTGGATCATCTACCCGCTCACGCTGCTTGCGCTCGCCGCGCTTTTTATCATCCTCGACCGGCTGTATGTGTTCTGGCGCTTCGCGCGCGTGCCCGATATTGCGTCGTACGGCGGCGATATCAGCGCGCTGCTCGCGACGCTTGCGCCGCAACACGCGTTGCGCCGGCTTCTGACGCCGCTCGTCGGCGAGTTCACAAAGCCTGTCTGGTGGATCGAGGAACGCGCGAGTGCCCTCGCGCTCGATGTGCAGCGCGAGATCTCGCGCGGTCTGTGGGTGCTCGAGACGATCGTCACAGCGGCGCCGCTCGTCGGCCTGCTCGGGACGATCGTCGGCATGATGCACGCGTTCCGGCTGATCGGCGGCGACGGGCTCGTCAATCCGACCGGCGTAACCGGCGGCGTCGCGCAGGCGCTCGTGGCAACGGCGCTTGGCCTTGTGATCGCGCTCGTCGCGCTGTTCGCGTTCAACTACTTTTCGCGCCGCATCGACCGGCTCGTCGAGGAACTCGAGACCTTCACGAGCGCGTGGCTGGCCGATATCAGGCTTGCGCGTGAGCACGCTTCCGCTTCGTCCGCCGCCGACTCTGCCGCTTCAGCGCCGGTGTCCACGGCTACCGCGGCATCAGGCGCTGCCGCGGTCAGGATGGGCGCGTCCAGAACGGTCGGCGCGAAGCCATGA
- a CDS encoding ExbD/TolR family protein — MKLRRSRTAKRGRIEIIPMIDVMFFLLVTFMLTSLSMQRLDAIRLTLPQGHAEALASDQPLTLAIARDGHIEINRQRVTLDQIAATIRRLVGPQGNVVIAADEAAANGIVVQAMLRAREGGAEHFLVAVQRDQ; from the coding sequence ATGAAACTGCGGCGTTCACGCACCGCGAAACGCGGACGCATCGAGATCATTCCGATGATCGACGTGATGTTTTTTCTGCTCGTGACGTTCATGCTGACGTCGCTGTCGATGCAGCGGCTCGACGCGATCCGGCTGACGCTGCCGCAAGGGCATGCGGAGGCGCTCGCGAGCGATCAGCCGCTCACGCTTGCGATCGCGCGCGACGGACACATCGAGATCAACCGGCAGCGCGTGACGCTCGACCAGATCGCGGCGACGATCAGGCGGCTCGTCGGTCCGCAAGGCAACGTCGTGATCGCGGCAGATGAAGCGGCCGCGAACGGGATCGTCGTTCAGGCAATGCTGCGCGCACGCGAAGGCGGCGCCGAGCATTTTCTCGTGGCCGTTCAGCGTGATCAGTAA
- a CDS encoding energy transducer TonB produces the protein MADKRGKRGRTDSVFDARGPRALVCVFAAVAIWMGFSVGFVRGLWDAGDKTNVTKPAALDVRLVRLPPPEPAQAPQATQPSQRTSARAGEPAARVLPTPEAPATQTKPARTTRHSVAPTTPPQTHDVPRPAAVPVTTPAIPPVVEGNERTRPTALPAPSTPSDAATTNAAPQATAAPAASAHQNAPQPNGPVTSATSSAPANSTTEGTSTSAGNGPAHVILQPLPSLPDDLREDAFQAVATARFSVHRDGSVDVELIKPTHNPRLNQLLLDALKKWRFFPAMKNGAAVESTQDIRVHFNVD, from the coding sequence GTGGCCGATAAGCGTGGCAAGCGTGGTCGCACGGATAGCGTGTTCGATGCGCGTGGGCCGCGGGCGCTCGTATGCGTGTTTGCCGCGGTTGCGATCTGGATGGGGTTTTCTGTCGGATTCGTGCGCGGGCTATGGGATGCCGGCGATAAAACGAATGTGACGAAGCCGGCTGCGCTCGATGTACGGCTCGTGCGCTTGCCGCCGCCTGAGCCGGCGCAGGCGCCTCAGGCGACACAACCGTCGCAGCGGACGAGCGCGCGGGCGGGTGAGCCGGCGGCCCGCGTACTGCCCACACCGGAGGCACCCGCCACGCAGACAAAGCCTGCGCGAACGACGCGTCACAGCGTTGCGCCGACGACTCCGCCGCAAACACACGACGTGCCGCGCCCCGCTGCGGTGCCGGTTACTACGCCTGCTATACCGCCCGTCGTCGAAGGCAACGAGCGTACTCGGCCTACGGCGCTGCCAGCACCGTCGACGCCGTCGGATGCGGCAACCACAAACGCCGCGCCGCAGGCCACCGCGGCGCCAGCGGCATCCGCACACCAGAACGCGCCCCAACCCAATGGCCCTGTAACGTCGGCAACATCATCAGCACCGGCAAACTCCACAACCGAAGGCACGTCGACAAGCGCCGGCAACGGTCCTGCACACGTGATCCTGCAACCGTTGCCATCTTTGCCCGACGATTTGCGCGAAGACGCGTTTCAAGCCGTCGCGACCGCGCGCTTTTCAGTGCATCGCGACGGCTCGGTCGACGTCGAACTGATCAAACCGACGCATAACCCGAGGCTCAATCAGTTACTGCTCGACGCGCTCAAGAAGTGGCGGTTCTTCCCGGCGATGAAAAACGGCGCGGCAGTAGAAAGCACGCAGGACATCCGCGTGCATTTCAATGTCGATTAA